In the genome of Brachypodium distachyon strain Bd21 chromosome 3, Brachypodium_distachyon_v3.0, whole genome shotgun sequence, the window AATGGCACATAAAATGCGGTGCTATCTCCCTTTGACAGGGACTCGGTTGAAGCTGACAAATTTTAAGTGGCATGGAAAATGTGGGGCTATCTTCCTTTAAAAGCAAGCCGGTTGAAGGTGAGAGACTGCCCGCCCCATGACActcaagacaaaaaaaaaatgaactttgGGTCAACACTATCATCCTGGAGTTTTTGATTGCGCAGATGGAGTCCCCTCCCCCAAATGAATGTCGTGGAACTTTGTTTACACCGAACAAGACTTTATTTCTCAAGATCGAAGACGGCTGGGAAATTGTTGTATATCTACTTTAATGGAAATGTTTTAGGCTCCATTTGGTTCACCTTCAAGGGTTTAAACCTTTACAAGGACTTTTAACCTCTAACCTAGGATTAAGCTAATAACCCACCAAAAAGATGGTATAAGATAATTAACCACCACATTGACTATGCCACATTATATTTTCCTAATGATAATATAaactaagaaaaataataatcttaTTAGGTCAGTTGCAAAACCATATCtatcatgcatatataagctaacATATATAGCAAGGTTTTTTAAGGTTACCTAATTCATTAACCTAGGTATCTTAACTTAAAATTAAACATAATCTTGGAGACTTATGCACAAATAAGCACTTTTATATATGTGAGAACAAGCTCATCTACTTAGAGTAGAAAAGTGATTTAACAAACATACATCTGTTAGGTTGATTCAATCATCTAGCTAGTGTGGGAATATAAGGTAAGGTCACCTATCTATATTTGTGACTGACTTGTCCACAATGTCATGGACTGATTAATTAACACACGATCTATATATAGCTATTTTGATATtagtagaacttgcgcaacaGGATCAAATCGTTTGTTGGATAATTAACAATTTATCTGAGATGGGGAAAGGACATTACTCAGCTATACATTATGGATCATATCATACAATATTGTCCTGTAAGTTTATTTTAACTGGTTGCGCATCTATTGGATTGGTCATCTGTCATACTGTTAATTGTTCTATCATACCTTCATAAGTACAGCTCCAGTATGTCAATACATTAATTTATACTCTTAGTCACAATATGTATGGACTAGCTAGGCTGTACTGATATGGTGAAACTTGTAGTCCTGAAGAGGATATGAGGTGATATATACCTTCCCAAACGGGGAGACAAGCTGGTGAAGGGCAGTTATTCTATCCCCTAGCTTTTCCTTCCTCACCtgaagcaaaagaagaagcaaaagatACTTAAAATGCCATCATCCCATCCCCTACCTATCTTCCCTTCCCTCTCACCCCACAATGATTCCATGCCTGTCCAtttcagcatgcatgcatgcttcaaTGCTAGCTTGCTCTGGATGGATGGCCCATGCCagctgagagagagagagagagagaaagggggagagagagagaacctTAACGGTAGATTGAGGGGGGGAGGGTTCTTGGGTCCTAGCCTTCTTGAAAGCTGCTCCAGATGCTGTGCTGATGCACTGGAGGAAACACCGAAGTTACAAATTAAGCTTTCAATGCCAGCTTAACTAgttatgacaaaaaaaatcaacagtaCAATATATACTTCCAAGTAAAACTTGCACGCAAGAAGATCCAAATAATCGAATTAATTCACCTTTGACATTTCATCTCGAATTAATGATATACCTCACGTGGCGAGCCGTTGTTTGAGAACTCCAGCATGTTGCTTCCGAGGGAAGTGTTGGAGGTGATGGAGGAAGACCTTGGGGAGGAGGCTGATTGATGCAGCTGGGTGTTATGGTGGAGATGGAGACCTCCTGCCCACGGAGACGGAGAGGACATTGCCAATTGGATTTCATCACCAGAGGGGTTGCTCCCATGGCTGTAGATGTAGCCGGCGCTGCTCCCGTCAGCTGCTTCTCCGTCGGTGGTTCTAGCTTGAAGCAGCGCCTGGCCTTCCCAGTTCTTGTACCTCTCGTCCTGGTCACCATTTGCTAGTCCCCCACTGGATGATCTATCAACAATAGACCCCACGCCGATTACAATATTGCATGCACCAATTAATTTAAAACAGCTATTTCGAAAATCAAAAACAGAATCCAAATGATATGGTGTGTTCATTTCAAAAATCAAGAACAGTACTGTGATCAAGGAGTTATAAAACACacagcgagagagagagagagagttacATACGTGAAGAGATGGCTCCATGGCTCCTGGAGCTGCTGGCCTTgttggttgctgctgctggtgtcaTGCCAAGGTGCAGTGCTGGTTGTAGGCAGCGGGTAGTGATTCGAGAGCAGCAGAGAGGAGAAAGAAtggagaggggaggaggacgccgtggtggtggtggagggcAAGAAAAGAGAAGCTGCAGGATTGTGCTGCTCAAAGGGGGGCCTCAAATTATTCACGCTCCACCATCCATGGCCTTCCCCCATCTCCCCCACTAGAGGTGATGATTTGTGGACGAGTCCTCTATCCATATTCTCTCTGATATGCAAACACCACTCACTCTCCTCAGTGCCTGTCTAGCTCTCTGGCTTTAATTTGCTCACCCTCCACGAGTTCTTAGCTCGATCTCTGCAGGTGCTCCTTTTACTCCTTGGGGTCAACCTTTAGAGACGGGAGGAGAAAGCATATGAGCCTTTGGAGAAGGGAATCTCATGGCAGAAGAGCTATAGCTATACTAGTGGAGCGGAAGAAGGTTGAAAGAAGCcatgtgtgttttttttagggaaagaaGCCATGTGTTTTATTTTGCCACCACCTCCTCACTGTCCACCTttacttgttttctttttctgggcCGTGCCTCTTTTCTGCTTcccctcttttttcttttagtttCCTACTTTCGCTTTGGTGAAGAAATGGATCAGGGATCAAAGCTGTAGTGTTGCGTCCAGACTTTTAAGAGCGGTCATACTAAAGGAGGTTTTTACTAATTTTTGGAAAAGTTGTAGAAACCTTTCATTTTGGGCCCGATCAGTACTTCTTTTTACTGGAAAAAGGGTGGTGATGCCGCAGAATAAGCGGGCCGGCTTGCAATGGAAAAGGAACAAAGCAAGTATTACATAAGTACTACATTTTAGCCTCTAGATTATGGCTAGAGTGTAATGTTAGACCCTTAACTTGAGTACGTGTACTCTCCAAACCGTTTCCTTTTCTCTCTAACCTAAACCAGCGTATGTTGGCTGAAATGGGCGTCTTACGTGTAAATTTTTATTATTGATGTGATATGCATGTTCACAAAATTAATATTGTCGAATCATTATGTCTAATAAGTTTGTGTCCGGTGTCGAAGGTGGATATCATCATCTAGCCTTTTCAGCCACCTTTACTATTATAGCACCATTTGAACCtacttttttgtttccttgcaTATTATTCCTCAGTAATTAGAAAATAAACCCAACAAAACACAATTCAAGAACTGCGAATTATCCTAAAATCCAAGAAAATGATAATTTGGAgaattagaaaaaagaagggaaaatgaaacaaaaattaggAAGGATGAAAATATTAAAGAACAAGGAGGAAGTAAAAATGGAATGATAAAAAATGTATACAAAACAAttaaaacacaaaataaaaagtaaACATGTGGAAATAAAAAGAATATAAAAAccataaaaaggaaaaaaaaacaagtttgggaaaatttagaaatatttcaaaatattatGGGATCATTTAAATGCGATTACATTTTTTCCCGGATATTCAAAACTATCAGGAAGATGAAATTTCAAAATCACAAATGTAAGACAAAATTGTAGAGCAGTTTCGTACTTCTATGTTTTTAATCCTAGATCATCTTAAATTCAACGCTAGATGTGGATTCATATAATTCCAACTCTTGATtaacataaataaattacaatctatttctattcatgatgattgtCTTATTTTACTAGATGCCTTATCTTTcttatatgtatgtatgtatgtatgtggCAGTAATGCAGACAAACATTTTTTGCCTCAAACCCATCTATCATAATTATCCAAGTTCTACTAAACATTTAGGTGTTCTGGCTACAATGTTTTCATATACTTGAGTATAGATATAATATCAAATATGGATTTACAATCAAGTTTACTAAAATATGCAATTTGGTACCACAAATTgactatatatatgcaagtaAATATTTACTGCTCTGGCTCAGAATCCTGCCTCTGAATAATTTGCTTCATCAAGCAGGGCAGACCCAGTCAGGTTATTGGATGGGGCATGCCCCACCcaataatttttaaaatcctTTATTGTTGGTAAAATTTATCAGAAGAAATTAGGAAAATATAGAACCGCAGTGTATTTGTCCCACCCAATATTAGAAACGCGGTGTTTGTCCCATCCAATATTGAAAACCTGGGTCCGCTACTGTCATCAAGGTTCAAATTTACTGATGAAATAATAAGAATGCATGGAAAAACCCTGAATTGAAGTAGATATGTTGAGGGGTAATCAATGTGATTTTGATACTTTTGCAGCTGTCCTGAATGTATTTTGTCTTGAGAAAAATAAAGCTGACAATCCAGTCGACACCAACACTCCTAACTTTTGAACTCTAGCAGCGGTTAAGTTGCTTCGGGGCTAAGTTTAACCTTGTGGACAAATGGCTTTTCAATTCATAGCTAGCTTTCGCTTATGTAGGAGCAGAAGGGCTAAACTTATCGTCTGCAGCTGCATGCTTTTATTTAATTTGTTGCCTTTGTGCTTTTTCCTAAATTAAAATACATTAATTCCTCTTCTCTGCTTGGGGATGCACAAGCTAAAAGACGTCAAAAACCGAGCCATCTTCTTGCGGATTTTAGGGATGGAATCGACTGTAGTATAATTTGTCGTTGATGATGACATCGAGGTCGTACCAAATCTTTCGGGCCCCGACCTACGTACCTTGTCCCTGGTAAATATTGGTATGTACTGCATGTGGGGGACACCGAACACGCTCCTAAACGTCCTATATTTTGTAACTAGTATTGTCTCTGCTAAGCTTACCTCTTGGCAGATAAACGTTGGGGAGCTATAGCTTAGCTGAACTAATTAATTTGTCATTAGTTTAGTTAAACGAATTTGTAAAAGTACCTTATTTAAGTTCCCCTAATCACCTCGTGTTCATTAGCTCGTTAGTAGAACGAGTGAGAGTGTGCCAATTAATTAACACACAGAGCCTAGCTTTTGGAAAGGACagagcctagctagctagccatcAATGGGCCGAAGGATCATTTTTGTCCCATCTTTTTTGTTCCCCAATGCTAATCACCTGTCGGCGCTAATGATGACTTCATAGCTAGTCTAATTTTAGCTTAGAGCCCTTAATAATAGGATACCAGGACATCATGCAATCGTCACTGTGAAGTCATCAGCGCTCGGGACGTCAAGCTTGCACTAGAAACGCCGTGGAGAGTGTGGTGTGGCGCTAATGGGCCGTTGGCGTGCTTTGAGCAGAAATTTTACCCTGGCTACTGGGCCCTGGGAAACTGGCCACACTGGTAATATCTGCATCAAATGTTCTGTTCCGAATGTATTTGTGattcgagtttttttttgcgggtagtTCGAATTATATACAAATCATATCGACCGACCACCTCTCTCTGATCAAAACTGTAAACAGCATGTATCTTTAGTCTTATAAAAATGTATTGTTGGTCCATGCGCAAAACTAGACGTGTGTGTATATTTGTCAAACCTAGATTCAGAATGCCCCCCACCCCTTCTACGAACAAAGAGTAAACTCTATGTAGGCACTCTGCATTTTATTTGTGCATGAAATTTCTGGATGGGATCGCTTCGGACATGCAATTTCCAATCCAAATGATACACATAATACTTTAATGTTACCAAGTTTTTGATTTCAATTGTACTGCAAACACTTGGGGAAATTGACACTGCTATAGAAAGGTTGCCACATGCAGCCAAAATGGCATTACAAACAGTTTCACGAGGTCCCCATTTAAAGTCAGCGATACTTGATTCCAAAGCTACATCCACGAGTTCTTAGCCGTCTATGAAAATATTAGACGGTTTCCAGCTTTTAAGCATCTAAGATTGTCAAGTATCACACACTACATTTTTCCTTATGAACCTTTTGTAATGTTGAAAAACTTGTATGTGATCTATAAGTCATTTGTGATGAGACACTAGATAAATGTATGTGCGTACTACCTAAGTTGTTAAAATGAGCTTTTGCCCTTATGTTCCTACCTTTTGTGTTGAATATATAACAATTATCTTAAATATAcatcaatctaatcgattgcAGTCAAAAGATCCTGATACGTATATCTATATATTGAATGATGCAGCTGTATTCATTTCCTACgaataccaaaaaaaaaagtttcgaTAGAGTAAATGGATGAACAACAACTCGAATCTCTTTGTGTGGCGCATTATTTTTATTGCCTTTAATCTACGTCCACCGAGTTCGACTATTAATATGTTTGGGAATTGGATTAATGGGCCAGAAAAAATATCTAAAGCTCATATGTATTCGGATGGGCTATTTGGAACTGCAGAAATGATCTTGTTTTTAACTGAGTCAGAGTTCCTcatttttttgcaggttatccTCTGGGCTACCCGTTGGATTCGACTCTGGGCCTACCTGCTTCCTGCGTCCCAGCGGGACCTTTTGGATAGTGGATGCAACCGTCTAGATTTCTTCTGCCGGGTTGGTTGGCGGTGTGCTAGAGATGACTTGACGCATAGGATCGCTATGTTGAACTGTTTCTGCTGGTTTATTTTTGTATCCACGATCTCTGATCAGTGATTTGTACGACATTTGATTgctttgcaataaaaatggttgtttgcatcgattgatgcagagaccGGGAACTCCtcccctttttgaaaaaacaaactCAAATCTTTGTAAGAAGTAAAGTTTATATATGGTTGAGACATTAAGGATCAAATATGAAAAGCTCTCTTCCTCTTTCCCCTGTTGTTGCCACTTATGTAAATTGCTTTGCAAACAACTTTGTTTGTCATCTTTTTAACTAATGAAAAGCTGCGCTGCTGCATTtcgtcaaaaataaataaatatgaaaagCCATTTCAGAGACATTGtttttggcttttttttcttttgagctaGCTCTGTTGCCCTGTGAAAAAAAACTGCAGATTCAGAGCATATATAATCATTAGGATACACAGTTCACAACACAAATTTTGAAGTCATCAACTCATTCACACAATTAGTAAGTTTTGCTATTTTGAGCGAGGACCATGCACCGCGAAGTCATCAACTCATTCACACAATTAGTACGTGGCGGTGCTCTATTGGTCAATTCGACTATGTCGTGTGCAAAAAGGGGACTCGTTCTGTTCCAAAATGTTAGTTACATTTGATTTTTCGTTGTCTCTAATCCATACAGTTTTGCACATACGCTCGGTCAAAATTTTCCGTCACAATGCAAATCCGGTCGCCAAGAAATCTGTAATTATATATAGTGGGACTGAAAATTGATATTTTACATGCACGCACCGTATCCGTAATGCTTGTAAGCGAGTATAATTAGCTCTGTCTTCACATAGTATCCAAAATATCCACGGTGCAGAGAAGACAGAGCTACTGATTAACAACATGGAGAAGTAGTTGTTAGTTAGTTCGGGTCCAATAACCATAGATTATGGTCAAAGCCAATGATTGGCCGAGTGAATTGACAAGACGACTGGCCAGATCAATTACTATAGTACAACCATACCGTCAGAGCAGCTTAGCTCGCAAATGTGAAAAGCAGTTAGAAAGGAGGCCGGGCAAAGTAAAAATGCAAGGGAAAGCCTGCAGACGACCGTCTGTATCAGATTCAcagtcgatcgatcgaccccGGCCGGCCGTGCGGTGTGGGCacggctagctagctccatcATCACTTGCACACAGGACCCTGCGGCCCTGCCGCTGTTGGCATCTACTAGTCGCGGGGAACCTGATGGAAATACGTGCAGATGCGCAGGCAGGCATGCGGGGGAAAGATGCgatgcggcagcggcacccagCTAACTCGACccgtcggagaagaagggcatCATGCAACATGTGCATTCCCAACCAAGGAAAGACGTCCGTCGGGTATAAGAAAGCGGGGTGGTGGGGACTGGGGACGACAACCCGGCCGGCCAGAACGTACTACGTACGATCTCTCTCTCGTTGTCAGTGCCGGCGATGCAATACTTGCAGTGGCTGCATGCGCGCTTCTCCTTCTGTTTCTCAGGGTTCATGGATCTGAAATTATTGCTTTCGGGCCGGCTTGGGGACTTGTCAAAACTGCACGGGAGGGGACCCGACAGCGCGTGCTCACGGCCATGATGGACAGGGTTATGCAGTGCAGACACGGATGGAACTAGTCGCCAGCCGTATGAGAGTCCGAGACAGGCGCTTTAGACCTTCCACCGCGCGCCGACGGACTTGCACGTTGTGATCTGCAGCAAGCAACAAGACAGACGTGGTATCCTACTACTATTCTAAATAGCATCATTTCTTGAAAAGAGGATCATTGTATTATTGCAACATGTCAAATAAAAAGATTCATACAAACCAAAAGCGGCCAAATCATGCACCCCAAAGCATGTAATTAGGTCGCCACTCAAATGGGCTAAATAAGTCGTGTGTGAGCCGCGTCCAATCGGTTGCATCCAAAATTCAAGAAAGTCCGTGCCTCTGCTCTTTGTAACAAGAACATACACGAATGCAATGCGACATAGATTGGTAGTCCACAAAAACATGGAAAGTTGTTATTATTAAAAACACAAGATCACTACGACAGTTCTAGCTAAACCAACAAATAGCACGAGCACCTGACAGTAGTAACGGTTTAATAGGACTAGCTAACCCCGTGGACATACATCTCAATAGGTAATTAAGACGCGGGGAGGAGCTAGGTGTGCAATGCCAC includes:
- the LOC100821716 gene encoding transcription factor bHLH133 isoform X1, encoding MDRGLVHKSSPLVGEMGEGHGWWSVNNLRPPFEQHNPAASLFLPSTTTTASSSPLHSFSSLLLSNHYPLPTTSTAPWHDTSSSNQQGQQLQEPWSHLFTSSSGGLANGDQDERYKNWEGQALLQARTTDGEAADGSSAGYIYSHGSNPSGDEIQLAMSSPSPWAGGLHLHHNTQLHQSASSPRSSSITSNTSLGSNMLEFSNNGSPRECISTASGAAFKKARTQEPSPPQSTVKVRKEKLGDRITALHQLVSPFGKTDTASVLLEAIGYIRFLHGQIEGLSSPYQLGGSNGSGGCSKQQQHEASVQQGERNSIFPEDPGQQLLHDKATRKRGHSDLQDGSSGEESKKDLRSRGLCLVPVSCTLDIGGADAGPADYWTAAPPFNMGFGLDR
- the LOC100821716 gene encoding transcription factor bHLH133 isoform X2, which encodes MDRGLVHKSSPLVGEMGEGHGWWSVNNLRPPFEQHNPAASLFLPSTTTTASSSPLHSFSSLLLSNHYPLPTTSTAPWHDTSSSNQQGQQLQEPWSHLFTSSSGGLANGDQDERYKNWEGQALLQARTTDGEAADGSSAGYIYSHGSNPSGDEIQLAMSSPSPWAGGLHLHHNTQLHQSASSPRSSSITSNTSLGSNMLEFSNNGSPRECISTASGAAFKKARTQEPSPPQSTVKVRKEKLGDRITALHQLVSPFGKTDTASVLLEAIGYIRFLHGQIEGLSSPYQLGGSNGSGGCSKQQQHEASVQQGERNSIFPEDPGQLLHDKATRKRGHSDLQDGSSGEESKKDLRSRGLCLVPVSCTLDIGGADAGPADYWTAAPPFNMGFGLDR